In one Pseudomonas fitomaticsae genomic region, the following are encoded:
- a CDS encoding nitrite/sulfite reductase, whose protein sequence is MYQYDDYDRALVFERVAQFRDQVERFMAGELSEEEFLPLRLQNGLYMQKHAYMLRVAIPYGTLSAGQMRTLASIASDYDRGYGHFTTRQNMQFNWIELHEVPDILERLAQVNMHAIQTSGNCVRNITTEAFAGVAADELIDPRPLAEILRQWSTINPEFLFLPRKFKIAICSAKQDRAAIMMHDIGLYLYPGRDGQMLLRVIVGGGLGRTPILGLQIRDGLPWQHLLSYVEAVLRVYNRHGRRDNKYKARIKILVKALGIEAFAKEVEEEWQHLKDGPAQLTEDEYQRVASAFVPPSYRTLAGTDLDFGTHLADNPAFARWVARNVQPHKVPGYTCVVLSTKPGQASPPGDVTGLQMLAVADWSERFGFGEIRIAHEQNIVLPDVPKAQLYALWQLAKEQGLGAANVGLLTDIIACPGGDFCALANAKSIPIAQAIQARFDNLDYLHDLGDISLNISGCMNACGHHHIGNIGILGVDKNGSEWYQITLGGAQGKNSALGKVIGPSFSAAEVPQVIERIIGTFVRYREAEELFVDTVARIGLEPFKERVYPKALEVPA, encoded by the coding sequence ATGTATCAATACGATGATTACGACCGGGCGCTGGTGTTCGAGCGCGTTGCGCAGTTTCGCGATCAGGTCGAGCGCTTCATGGCCGGGGAGTTGAGCGAAGAAGAGTTCCTGCCGCTGCGCCTGCAAAACGGCCTGTACATGCAAAAGCACGCTTACATGCTGCGGGTGGCGATTCCCTACGGCACCTTGAGCGCCGGGCAGATGCGCACACTGGCGAGCATCGCCAGTGACTACGACCGTGGCTACGGCCACTTCACCACCCGGCAGAACATGCAGTTCAACTGGATCGAACTGCACGAAGTGCCGGACATTCTCGAACGTCTGGCGCAGGTCAACATGCATGCGATCCAGACCTCGGGCAACTGCGTGCGCAACATCACCACCGAAGCTTTCGCCGGGGTCGCGGCGGACGAATTGATCGACCCGCGTCCACTGGCGGAGATCCTGCGGCAATGGTCGACGATCAACCCGGAATTCCTGTTCCTGCCGCGCAAGTTCAAGATCGCCATCTGCTCGGCGAAGCAGGATCGCGCGGCGATCATGATGCATGACATCGGCCTGTACCTTTACCCCGGCCGTGACGGCCAGATGCTGCTGCGAGTGATCGTCGGCGGCGGTCTGGGGCGCACGCCGATCCTCGGTCTGCAAATCCGCGATGGCCTGCCGTGGCAGCATTTGCTGTCCTATGTCGAGGCGGTGTTGCGGGTCTACAACCGCCACGGCCGGCGCGACAACAAGTACAAGGCGCGGATCAAGATTCTGGTCAAGGCGCTGGGCATCGAGGCGTTCGCCAAGGAAGTCGAGGAGGAATGGCAACACCTCAAGGACGGCCCGGCGCAACTGACCGAGGATGAATACCAGCGCGTCGCCAGTGCTTTCGTGCCGCCGAGCTATCGCACGCTGGCGGGCACCGATCTGGATTTCGGCACGCACCTGGCCGACAACCCGGCGTTCGCCCGTTGGGTCGCGCGTAACGTGCAGCCGCACAAAGTGCCGGGCTACACCTGCGTGGTGTTGTCGACCAAACCGGGCCAGGCTTCGCCGCCGGGGGATGTCACCGGTTTGCAGATGCTGGCGGTGGCCGACTGGTCCGAGCGTTTCGGCTTCGGTGAGATTCGTATCGCCCATGAGCAGAACATCGTCCTGCCAGATGTGCCCAAGGCACAGCTGTATGCGCTGTGGCAACTGGCGAAAGAGCAGGGGTTGGGCGCCGCCAACGTCGGCCTGCTGACCGACATCATTGCCTGCCCCGGCGGTGATTTCTGTGCGCTGGCCAACGCCAAGTCGATCCCGATTGCCCAGGCGATTCAGGCGCGTTTCGACAACCTCGATTACCTGCATGATCTGGGCGACATCAGCCTGAACATCTCCGGCTGCATGAACGCTTGCGGCCATCACCACATCGGCAACATCGGGATTCTCGGCGTCGATAAGAACGGCAGCGAGTGGTACCAGATCACCCTCGGCGGCGCCCAGGGCAAGAACAGCGCACTGGGCAAAGTCATCGGCCCGTCGTTCAGCGCCGCCGAAGTGCCGCAGGTGATCGAACGGATCATCGGCACGTTCGTGCGTTATCGCGAAGCCGAAGAGTTGTTCGTCGATACCGTGGCGCGCATCGGACTGGAGCCGTTCAAGGAACGGGTCTACCCGAAAGCGCTGGAGGTGCCGGCATGA
- a CDS encoding DUF934 domain-containing protein, with translation MNNLLRMEASGARIVLDDPWTLIRSPETADSTEMLILPLAHWLESPSTHAVWLGPDDDVESLLPWLTSLPLIALDFPNFRDGRAYSQAYLLRSRFGWKGELRAIGDVLRDQLSHMRQCGFDSFAVREDKSAEDALKGLAGMSVLYGRSVIEPRPLFRRR, from the coding sequence ATGAACAATCTGCTGCGGATGGAGGCGAGCGGGGCGCGGATCGTGCTTGACGATCCGTGGACGTTGATTCGCTCGCCTGAAACGGCTGACAGCACTGAAATGCTGATTCTGCCGCTGGCCCACTGGCTCGAATCGCCCTCGACCCATGCGGTCTGGCTCGGCCCGGACGACGACGTCGAAAGCCTGTTGCCCTGGCTGACCTCGCTGCCACTGATCGCCCTCGACTTCCCGAACTTTCGCGACGGCCGCGCCTACAGCCAGGCCTATCTGCTGCGCAGCCGGTTCGGCTGGAAAGGCGAGCTGCGCGCCATCGGCGATGTGCTGCGCGACCAGCTCAGCCACATGCGCCAGTGCGGTTTCGACAGTTTCGCCGTGCGCGAGGACAAATCCGCCGAGGATGCGCTCAAGGGTCTGGCCGGGATGAGCGTGTTGTACGGGCGCTCGGTGATCGAGCCGCGACCGTTGTTCCGGCGCAGGTGA
- a CDS encoding tetratricopeptide repeat protein has protein sequence MPKHKNKAAPLQPDASPTSLSRYLFPVSIGVLLVAVAGIGWFLFSPAPVPVKPVPVSAPVVAPAKPAPTVAMSPASMVDEQQCQGCHSEQVKDWQGSHHQLAMQPANAETMLGDFNNVVFKAENETTRFSRKGDDFWVNTPGIDGKNADFKVAYTFGIAPLQQYLIEVGEGRLQALGVAWDTEKNRWFHLYPGQGVNFKNPLHWSKPSQNANFMCVECHTTGFKRNFDAASNTFASQWNSLGVGCQACHGPASNHLEWTAKKTDLIHAGFAVDLKDKNATVEIETCARCHARRAPLGDGYTVGNRLMDDYLPSVLTRELYALDGKIKDEVFEHGSFAQSKMFDKGVRCSNCHNPHSTELKAPGNAVCLQCHNTAGKTSVEGVDGKGLQAKNYDSFEHTRHTLGQPGSQCLDCHMPGKFYMGNDFRHDHSFSIPNPERAQKLGTPDACLTCHQGKTGDKVTAQFKLWNASTTPQAPRYDESLWLIRNGQPGAAQALYEQLQRSNLPAIQRATLLAELPLYPSEQALTLATTDLKNPAPQVRENAVRAISAFLPPPERLPLLTPLLGDPVKAVRIAAARDLLSVARNGLGPAQANWEAAIAEYEAVQKSLAERAEANLNLAMLYQASGRSSEVEGLLRTALKRDPDFYPALVTLVQWLEANGRGPEAQQLLDENLKAHPDAALLQHTRGLSLIRAGKPADAMSPLRKAAQLEPQNAQYGYVLAVALHESGKVDEACAQLEALLKQQPANRNARLSLIQWYLDSGQEPKAQVVLQGWKKLNSGDPALK, from the coding sequence ATGCCCAAGCATAAGAATAAAGCTGCACCGCTTCAGCCTGATGCTTCACCGACCTCACTTTCACGTTACCTGTTTCCCGTTTCCATTGGCGTGCTGCTGGTGGCAGTCGCGGGGATCGGCTGGTTTCTGTTCAGCCCCGCGCCGGTGCCGGTCAAACCGGTTCCCGTGAGCGCCCCGGTTGTGGCGCCGGCCAAGCCTGCGCCCACCGTGGCGATGTCGCCTGCGAGCATGGTCGACGAGCAGCAATGCCAGGGCTGTCACAGCGAGCAGGTCAAGGATTGGCAAGGCTCTCATCACCAGTTGGCGATGCAACCGGCAAACGCTGAAACCATGCTCGGCGATTTCAACAACGTCGTTTTCAAAGCTGAAAACGAGACCACCCGCTTTTCGCGCAAGGGCGATGATTTCTGGGTCAACACGCCCGGCATCGACGGCAAGAATGCTGACTTCAAGGTCGCCTATACCTTCGGTATCGCCCCGCTTCAGCAATACCTGATCGAGGTCGGCGAAGGCCGGTTGCAGGCGCTTGGCGTGGCCTGGGATACCGAGAAGAACCGCTGGTTTCACCTCTACCCTGGCCAGGGCGTGAACTTCAAGAATCCGCTGCACTGGAGCAAGCCCAGCCAGAACGCCAACTTTATGTGCGTCGAGTGCCACACCACCGGGTTCAAGCGCAACTTCGATGCGGCCAGCAACACCTTCGCCAGCCAGTGGAACAGTCTCGGCGTCGGCTGCCAGGCCTGTCACGGTCCGGCGTCGAATCACCTGGAATGGACGGCGAAGAAAACCGACCTGATCCACGCCGGGTTCGCCGTCGACCTCAAGGACAAGAACGCCACCGTCGAAATCGAAACCTGCGCCCGCTGCCACGCCCGCCGCGCACCGTTGGGCGATGGCTACACCGTCGGCAATCGCTTGATGGACGATTACCTGCCCAGCGTCCTCACCCGCGAGCTGTATGCGCTGGACGGCAAGATCAAGGACGAAGTGTTCGAACACGGCTCCTTCGCCCAAAGCAAAATGTTCGACAAGGGCGTGCGTTGCAGCAATTGCCACAATCCCCACAGCACCGAGCTCAAGGCACCGGGCAACGCGGTGTGCCTGCAATGCCACAACACCGCCGGCAAAACCTCCGTCGAAGGCGTCGACGGCAAGGGCCTGCAAGCGAAGAACTACGACAGCTTCGAACACACCCGCCACACCCTGGGCCAGCCCGGCTCGCAATGCTTGGATTGCCACATGCCCGGCAAGTTCTACATGGGCAACGACTTCCGGCATGACCACAGCTTCAGCATCCCCAACCCCGAACGCGCGCAAAAACTCGGCACGCCGGACGCCTGCCTGACCTGCCACCAGGGCAAGACCGGCGACAAGGTCACTGCGCAGTTCAAGCTGTGGAATGCCTCGACCACGCCGCAAGCGCCGCGATACGACGAAAGCCTGTGGCTGATTCGCAACGGCCAACCGGGTGCTGCGCAGGCGTTGTATGAGCAGTTGCAGCGCAGCAATCTGCCAGCGATACAACGAGCGACGTTGCTGGCGGAATTGCCGCTTTATCCGAGTGAACAAGCCCTGACGCTGGCGACGACGGATCTGAAAAACCCGGCGCCGCAGGTTCGTGAAAACGCCGTGCGGGCGATCAGCGCATTCCTGCCGCCACCGGAGCGTTTGCCTCTGTTGACGCCGTTACTGGGCGATCCGGTGAAAGCGGTGAGAATCGCTGCGGCGCGAGATCTGTTGAGTGTGGCCCGCAATGGTTTGGGCCCGGCGCAGGCCAATTGGGAGGCGGCGATTGCCGAGTACGAAGCGGTGCAAAAGAGCCTGGCCGAACGTGCCGAGGCCAACCTGAATCTGGCGATGCTCTATCAGGCCAGCGGTCGCAGTTCGGAGGTTGAAGGCCTGTTGCGTACGGCCCTGAAACGCGACCCGGATTTCTACCCGGCGCTGGTCACGCTGGTGCAATGGCTGGAGGCCAACGGTCGCGGTCCCGAGGCACAGCAACTGCTGGATGAAAACCTCAAGGCACATCCTGATGCCGCCCTGTTGCAGCACACCCGAGGATTGTCATTGATCCGCGCCGGCAAGCCGGCCGACGCCATGTCGCCTCTGCGCAAGGCTGCACAACTGGAACCGCAGAACGCGCAGTACGGTTATGTGCTGGCGGTGGCGCTGCACGAAAGTGGCAAGGTCGATGAGGCGTGCGCGCAGCTGGAGGCGCTGCTCAAGCAGCAACCGGCGAACCGCAATGCGCGGTTGTCACTGATTCAGTGGTATCTCGACAGCGGCCAGGAGCCGAAGGCGCAGGTGGTATTGCAGGGGTGGAAGAAGCTGAATAGTGGGGATCCGGCGTTGAAATGA
- a CDS encoding DUF3313 domain-containing protein, which yields MKLAVMMSTLCIATLGVVGCSSKTVAPDEYSGFLKDYSQLREAKSPSGAEVMRWIDPKIDIGKFTSVYVEPTQLYPKPQPTVKIPQQTLNGITSYYDQALKRELGKSLPLASGPGPGVIVVRAAITAVSSKTEGLHAYEVIPIALVAAAVSTASGIRDQETTLATEAVFLDGGTNKVAAQVVRKGSGKPLENDSQVMKADDVKSVIDGWASDLHQSYLKLKAK from the coding sequence ATGAAGCTAGCCGTAATGATGAGCACCCTGTGCATTGCCACGCTGGGCGTGGTGGGCTGCTCCAGCAAAACCGTCGCACCCGACGAGTACTCAGGCTTCCTCAAGGACTACAGTCAGCTCAGGGAGGCCAAATCCCCGTCGGGGGCTGAAGTGATGCGCTGGATCGACCCGAAAATCGACATCGGCAAATTCACCAGCGTCTACGTCGAACCGACCCAGCTCTATCCCAAACCTCAACCCACCGTGAAGATTCCGCAGCAGACCCTCAACGGCATCACCAGCTACTACGATCAGGCGCTCAAGCGTGAGCTGGGCAAATCCCTGCCGCTGGCCTCAGGCCCCGGGCCGGGTGTGATCGTGGTACGCGCGGCGATCACCGCCGTGAGCAGCAAGACCGAAGGCCTGCATGCCTATGAAGTGATTCCGATTGCCCTGGTCGCCGCAGCGGTCAGCACCGCCAGCGGCATTCGCGATCAGGAAACCACGCTGGCGACCGAAGCGGTGTTCCTCGATGGCGGCACCAACAAGGTGGCGGCGCAGGTGGTGCGCAAGGGCTCCGGCAAACCGCTGGAAAACGATTCGCAGGTGATGAAGGCCGATGACGTGAAAAGCGTGATCGATGGCTGGGCGTCGGATCTGCATCAGTCCTACCTCAAGCTCAAGGCCAAGTAA
- a CDS encoding DUF3829 domain-containing protein — protein sequence MSTRVMFCVGLFFALVVMALTSATRPFLQLDLWLDRRDAPVTAQANALSPVIACINRIDVQWRVAYDRYRNPQPPLPRDQRWLKSLKDFDDSDAFNVRDIQRDVCGQGLTEKLELLAWQPELARQANEYVRALSHVTTTIAPTRFYREASFISGSQQPSPGELAAIERVSQEYISASTALRQSLLPLDAAQRPEQLKLIETRLGRDIHWDLLAYMIQARETADVLDEAMKNRTLTPKLLAETTAKLQQAWNRREPWLAPRTGGFQNKTDAARDLWLRIGEPGQNYLEALNTLHTDWQNHSEPQRLSEDYYAVTRSYDGLLSHYNRLARASF from the coding sequence ATGAGCACGAGAGTGATGTTTTGCGTCGGTCTCTTCTTCGCGCTGGTGGTGATGGCGCTGACGAGTGCGACCCGCCCTTTCCTCCAGCTCGATCTCTGGCTGGACCGGCGCGATGCGCCGGTCACCGCCCAGGCCAATGCGCTGAGCCCGGTGATCGCCTGCATCAACCGGATCGACGTGCAATGGCGAGTGGCCTACGACCGCTACAGGAACCCTCAACCGCCCTTGCCTCGCGATCAGCGCTGGTTGAAGAGCCTCAAGGACTTCGACGACAGCGACGCGTTCAATGTGCGAGACATTCAGCGCGATGTCTGCGGTCAGGGCCTCACGGAAAAACTCGAACTGCTGGCCTGGCAGCCTGAACTGGCGCGGCAAGCCAACGAGTACGTCCGGGCGCTGAGTCATGTCACGACCACCATTGCACCCACGCGGTTTTACCGAGAGGCGAGTTTCATCTCCGGGTCGCAACAGCCCTCTCCTGGAGAACTGGCGGCGATCGAGCGCGTTTCACAGGAGTACATCAGCGCCTCGACGGCTCTGCGGCAAAGCCTGCTGCCGCTCGACGCCGCGCAACGTCCCGAACAGCTCAAGCTGATCGAAACGCGTCTGGGCAGGGACATTCACTGGGACTTGCTGGCGTACATGATTCAGGCGCGGGAGACCGCCGACGTGCTCGACGAAGCGATGAAAAACCGCACGCTGACCCCGAAGTTGCTGGCCGAAACCACCGCAAAGCTGCAACAGGCATGGAACCGTCGCGAACCCTGGCTCGCGCCGCGCACGGGCGGATTCCAGAACAAGACCGATGCCGCACGGGATCTGTGGCTGCGCATCGGCGAGCCGGGGCAAAACTATCTCGAGGCATTGAACACGCTGCATACCGACTGGCAGAACCACTCAGAGCCTCAGCGTTTGAGCGAGGACTACTATGCCGTGACCCGCAGTTACGACGGCTTGCTCAGCCATTACAACCGACTGGCGCGCGCCAGCTTCTGA
- a CDS encoding J domain-containing protein — MSCWTVLGLSADADVRTIKRQYAVLLKQTRPDDDPEGFQRLRDAYEQALAYKEWQQYHEQNPDEEQEQTQDQGIEESWDLSGLTVVEVDALQLATRSLDGLSVEELNHRHAVTLEQGCAHFFEDTVLHHCIEHPETSQTLVDWAIPTFFWFSAWQRLELDEISIDLLLDQQRARIAQPMRDALEREDVDGFLQAYARCADFNWLAIEQHRQWFNRALSHLLLDAPFWSPEIFERVRTGQGWHGCTGNPCPDGEWQRLLARQNAPFFVARQQQLALEPPATPEHRAARLLLGTGSFSARRALARRLREDDWAQCRKLSSELYANHPKVCAQMPGGTAFFWRDWELSFNDWPTYVGVVLACLIGAFTHYIPLGVRLSGLINIVMISTVVFGVIVAGLNWLVHNVAHRVWRLDDRLSASLCPGPLKDSPPFGVLRDLVPGALMVAGLGWFFGPIAGGVYAATLATFGLVRRWQSRPRVSWEESRPAVKVGVTILGILVLALVLGVFKVVASQGTVNRNQGLQPWTERLCSRLPATTAECSAPATVEQWYGKEARP, encoded by the coding sequence ATGAGTTGCTGGACCGTCCTTGGCCTGTCGGCCGACGCCGATGTGCGCACGATCAAACGCCAATATGCCGTCCTGCTCAAACAGACCCGCCCCGACGACGACCCCGAGGGCTTCCAGCGACTGCGCGATGCCTATGAGCAGGCGCTGGCCTACAAGGAATGGCAGCAGTATCACGAGCAGAATCCGGACGAAGAGCAGGAGCAAACACAGGATCAGGGCATTGAAGAATCCTGGGACCTGAGCGGCCTGACCGTGGTCGAGGTCGATGCCCTGCAACTGGCGACCCGTTCGCTGGACGGGCTCAGCGTTGAAGAGCTGAATCATCGCCATGCCGTCACCCTCGAACAGGGTTGCGCGCACTTCTTCGAAGACACGGTGCTGCATCATTGCATTGAACACCCTGAGACTTCGCAGACGCTGGTGGACTGGGCCATCCCGACCTTCTTCTGGTTCAGCGCCTGGCAACGCCTGGAGCTGGACGAGATATCCATTGATCTGTTGCTGGATCAACAACGCGCGCGCATTGCGCAACCGATGCGCGATGCGCTCGAACGGGAAGACGTCGACGGATTTCTCCAGGCCTACGCCCGTTGTGCCGATTTCAATTGGCTGGCGATTGAACAACATCGGCAATGGTTCAACCGTGCCCTGAGCCATTTACTGCTGGATGCGCCGTTCTGGTCTCCCGAGATTTTCGAACGGGTGCGCACCGGTCAGGGCTGGCACGGCTGCACGGGAAATCCCTGCCCTGACGGCGAATGGCAACGCCTGCTGGCTCGGCAAAATGCGCCGTTTTTTGTGGCTCGCCAGCAGCAGCTCGCCCTGGAACCGCCGGCCACCCCCGAGCACCGCGCCGCCCGCCTGCTGCTGGGCACCGGCTCGTTCAGCGCCCGCCGCGCACTGGCCCGACGCCTGCGCGAGGACGACTGGGCGCAGTGCCGCAAGTTGAGTTCGGAGCTGTACGCCAATCACCCCAAGGTCTGCGCGCAGATGCCCGGTGGCACCGCGTTTTTCTGGCGTGACTGGGAACTCAGTTTCAATGACTGGCCGACGTATGTGGGCGTGGTGCTGGCGTGCCTGATCGGCGCGTTCACCCATTACATTCCGCTTGGCGTGCGCCTCAGCGGGTTGATCAATATCGTCATGATTTCGACCGTGGTGTTTGGCGTGATCGTGGCCGGGCTCAATTGGCTGGTGCACAACGTTGCCCATCGCGTGTGGCGGCTGGACGACCGGCTCAGCGCAAGCCTTTGCCCCGGCCCCCTCAAAGACTCGCCGCCGTTCGGCGTGCTGCGCGACCTTGTGCCCGGTGCGTTGATGGTGGCCGGGCTCGGCTGGTTTTTCGGCCCGATTGCCGGCGGGGTGTATGCCGCGACCCTGGCGACCTTCGGACTGGTGCGCCGCTGGCAGTCCAGGCCGCGGGTGTCCTGGGAAGAGAGCCGACCTGCCGTGAAAGTCGGCGTGACAATCCTCGGCATTCTGGTGCTGGCCCTCGTGCTCGGCGTATTCAAAGTGGTCGCCAGCCAGGGCACGGTCAATCGCAATCAGGGCCTGCAACCCTGGACCGAACGCCTGTGCAGCCGCTTGCCGGCCACCACCGCCGAATGCAGCGCACCGGCCACCGTTGAGCAGTGGTACGGCAAGGAGGCGCGCCCATGA
- a CDS encoding fused MFS/spermidine synthase: MSSRVASKSPAHPVPHTATAALLIPALLLCISGAAALVYQVLWIKQLSLVVGVEVYAITTGISAFFAGLALGGWLFGRWADRLQQPVLLYAGLEVLVAVLGVGATFAMSVAAGPFAWLQNHVGLLAWLLPFLLVGAPAVLMGGTLPVLVRSLAASPGKAGGQLYAANTLGAIAGTLLAAFLLIAALGVRGSALAAAMLNLLAAAGALGWQRLRPMPVETPVKHHIEKAPDRTALWLYSIAGGVALGYEVVWSQSIVQFMSTRTYAFAVVLATYLAGLFLGSALLARRVERIRDPWGVFGLLIAGAGLIALLEIAVLGRWLVIAQSQAEIWLLTQGASELAGMSARFAVAALVIVFVPTLLLGAAFPLALRLSVGHERIGRDVGAVVAFNTLGGIVGVMLCGFVLIPLLGLVRTLGLLAIIAAGIGWFAVRKGHGVKKGRRQAVVALGLLSVALAVLTPVNKLASLLPGARNGTLAFYEEGRGGTVAVVSQGTGRNAFQRLYIQGVSNTGDAMPSLRYMRIQALLPLLIHNGEPRSALVIGFGTGITAGALLRYPGLEHRVVAELLPAVVKAAPLFKGNFNAASDPGVDVRLRDGRQELLRSPQTYDLITLEPPPPSAAGVVNLYSRDFYQLAASRLEKQGLVAQWLPLPTQNIDDSRSLVRSFLDVFPYATLWTSEFHETLLVGSLTPIELDAGKITQRLQQDSVRGALQDVGIGSAAALLSTWVTDRAGLERFAADAPAVTDDQPRIEYAPWVRTKEITRVLPALLDLYVAPPLVNTDAGFDERMQAHRQRLMQFYRASLHAYDGDRDAWGRDIREVMRGDGGNPYFRWFVGD, from the coding sequence ATGTCCTCACGTGTCGCCAGCAAATCCCCGGCCCACCCCGTCCCGCACACCGCCACGGCGGCGTTGCTGATCCCCGCCCTGCTGCTGTGCATCTCCGGCGCTGCGGCGCTGGTTTACCAGGTGCTGTGGATCAAGCAGCTGTCGCTGGTGGTCGGGGTCGAGGTCTATGCGATCACTACCGGTATCAGCGCTTTCTTTGCCGGGCTCGCACTGGGCGGCTGGCTGTTCGGGCGCTGGGCCGATCGACTGCAACAGCCGGTGTTGCTGTATGCCGGGCTGGAAGTGCTGGTGGCGGTGCTGGGCGTCGGCGCGACCTTTGCCATGAGCGTGGCGGCCGGCCCGTTTGCCTGGTTGCAGAATCATGTCGGACTGCTGGCCTGGCTGTTGCCGTTCCTTCTGGTGGGCGCGCCGGCGGTGTTGATGGGCGGCACGTTGCCGGTGCTGGTGCGCTCGCTGGCGGCCAGTCCGGGCAAGGCCGGCGGTCAGTTGTACGCGGCCAACACCCTCGGCGCGATTGCCGGCACCCTGCTCGCGGCGTTCCTGCTGATCGCCGCCCTCGGCGTGCGCGGCAGTGCGCTGGCCGCCGCGATGCTCAACCTGTTGGCCGCCGCCGGAGCCTTGGGTTGGCAGCGTCTGCGTCCGATGCCGGTCGAGACGCCGGTCAAACATCACATTGAAAAGGCGCCGGATCGCACCGCCCTGTGGCTGTATTCCATCGCCGGCGGCGTGGCCCTCGGCTACGAAGTGGTGTGGTCGCAGTCAATCGTGCAATTCATGAGTACCCGCACCTACGCGTTCGCCGTGGTGCTGGCGACGTATCTGGCCGGCCTGTTTCTGGGCAGCGCCCTGCTCGCCCGGCGGGTTGAACGGATTCGTGATCCGTGGGGCGTGTTCGGCCTGCTGATCGCCGGCGCCGGACTGATTGCCCTGCTGGAAATTGCCGTGCTCGGCCGTTGGCTGGTGATCGCCCAGAGCCAGGCGGAAATCTGGCTGCTGACCCAGGGCGCCAGTGAACTGGCCGGCATGAGTGCGCGTTTTGCCGTGGCGGCGCTGGTCATCGTGTTTGTCCCGACGTTGCTGCTAGGCGCGGCATTTCCGCTGGCCCTGCGTTTGAGCGTCGGTCACGAGCGCATCGGTCGCGATGTCGGCGCAGTGGTGGCGTTCAACACCCTGGGCGGGATTGTCGGGGTGATGCTTTGCGGCTTCGTGCTGATCCCGCTGCTGGGGCTGGTGCGCACGCTGGGCCTGCTGGCGATCATCGCCGCCGGCATCGGCTGGTTCGCTGTGCGCAAGGGCCATGGCGTGAAGAAAGGCCGACGTCAGGCGGTAGTCGCGCTCGGGCTGTTGTCGGTGGCACTGGCGGTGCTCACGCCCGTGAACAAACTCGCCAGCCTGCTGCCCGGTGCGCGCAACGGCACACTGGCGTTCTACGAGGAAGGACGCGGCGGCACGGTGGCGGTGGTCAGCCAGGGAACAGGCCGCAATGCCTTCCAGCGTTTGTACATTCAAGGCGTGTCGAACACCGGCGATGCCATGCCGTCGCTGCGCTACATGCGCATTCAGGCGCTGCTGCCGCTGTTGATCCACAACGGCGAACCGCGCTCGGCGCTGGTGATCGGTTTCGGCACCGGCATCACCGCCGGCGCGCTGCTGCGCTATCCGGGGCTGGAGCACCGGGTGGTCGCCGAACTGCTGCCGGCGGTGGTCAAAGCGGCGCCGCTGTTCAAGGGCAACTTCAACGCCGCCAGTGACCCCGGCGTCGATGTGCGTCTGCGCGACGGTCGTCAGGAACTGCTGCGCAGCCCGCAGACCTACGATCTGATCACCCTCGAACCACCGCCGCCCTCCGCCGCCGGCGTGGTCAACCTGTATTCCCGCGACTTCTACCAACTGGCCGCCAGCCGCCTGGAAAAACAGGGTCTGGTCGCACAATGGCTGCCGCTGCCGACCCAGAATATCGACGACTCGCGCTCGCTGGTGCGCAGCTTCCTCGACGTGTTCCCGTACGCGACGCTGTGGACCAGCGAGTTCCACGAAACGCTGCTGGTGGGTTCACTGACACCCATCGAACTGGACGCCGGAAAAATCACCCAGCGCCTGCAACAGGACAGCGTGCGCGGCGCCTTGCAGGATGTCGGCATCGGCTCGGCGGCGGCGCTGCTGTCGACCTGGGTCACCGACCGCGCCGGGCTGGAGCGTTTCGCCGCCGACGCACCGGCAGTGACCGACGACCAGCCACGCATCGAGTACGCGCCATGGGTTCGCACCAAGGAAATCACCCGCGTGCTGCCTGCCCTGCTCGATCTGTACGTCGCGCCGCCGCTGGTGAATACCGACGCCGGGTTCGACGAGCGCATGCAAGCCCACCGCCAGCGCCTGATGCAGTTCTACCGCGCCAGCCTGCATGCCTACGACGGTGACCGCGATGCCTGGGGACGGGACATTCGCGAAGTGATGCGCGGGGATGGCGGCAATCCGTATTTCCGCTGGTTTGTCGGCGACTGA